In one Pseudodesulfovibrio tunisiensis genomic region, the following are encoded:
- a CDS encoding menaquinone biosynthetic enzyme MqnA/MqnD family protein — MSIRLGKIGYLNVLPIYHPLEQKLIDNDFEIVSGPPAALNRLMDNDELALSAASSIEYARHPEKYYLIPNLSIGSCGPVQSVLLLSRYPVEELGGKTILVSSQSHTSAALLKVLLSEHWRVDVEFRTGDATSMLESGKRPAAILAIGDEALNLRRHPDYPIRIDMGEAWRNLTGLPFIFGVWIVQRNKAESLGPVMLDACAKLIQAKVWGVQNMPKMCALAAASSILNPKEMCSYFGGLVYDLGPEEQKGLHLFYENLHKTGMIPAVPELKFVPGCGE, encoded by the coding sequence ATGTCGATCCGTCTTGGAAAAATCGGGTATCTCAATGTCCTGCCCATCTACCATCCTCTGGAACAGAAGCTGATCGACAATGATTTCGAGATCGTTTCCGGCCCTCCGGCGGCGCTGAACCGGCTCATGGACAATGACGAGCTCGCCCTTTCTGCCGCGTCCAGCATCGAATACGCCCGGCACCCGGAAAAATACTATCTGATCCCGAACCTCTCGATCGGCAGTTGCGGCCCGGTGCAAAGCGTGCTCCTGCTGTCCCGATATCCGGTGGAAGAACTCGGAGGCAAGACCATTCTCGTCAGCTCCCAGTCCCATACATCGGCAGCATTGCTCAAGGTGCTGCTCTCCGAGCATTGGCGTGTTGATGTCGAATTCAGAACCGGAGACGCGACCAGCATGCTCGAATCCGGAAAACGCCCGGCCGCAATTCTGGCCATCGGCGACGAAGCCCTGAATCTGCGCCGTCATCCGGACTACCCCATACGCATCGACATGGGCGAGGCATGGCGAAATCTCACGGGCCTGCCCTTCATCTTCGGCGTCTGGATCGTGCAGCGAAACAAGGCCGAAAGCCTCGGTCCCGTCATGCTCGACGCATGCGCAAAGCTCATTCAGGCCAAGGTGTGGGGTGTGCAAAACATGCCCAAGATGTGCGCGCTCGCCGCCGCGTCCAGTATTCTCAATCCCAAGGAAATGTGTTCGTATTTCGGCGGTCTGGTCTATGACCTCGGGCCGGAGGAGCAGAAGGGGCTTCACCTTTTCTACGAAAACCTGCACAAGACCGGCATGATCCCGGCCGTGCCGGAGCTGAAGTTTGTCCCGGGATGCGGTGAATAG
- the mqnC gene encoding cyclic dehypoxanthinyl futalosine synthase has protein sequence MNSVNSVLDKVLAGERIDFAEAELLYAKADFHDLGRVAHAVRMRKHPERVVTYVVDRNINYSNICVCCCKFCAFYREPDQDGGYVLSFEEIGRKIDETLALGGTQILMQGGHHPDLPLSWYEDMLRYIKTSHPVHIHAFSPPEIVFFSELFKLPVAEVIRRLRQAGLDSIPGGGAEILVDEVRSRVAPNKCPAGQWLDVMKEAHNQGMRTTATMMFGHVETPAQRLEHLFAVREVQDRTHGFTAFIPWTFQPDHTQLSHCRKQTSVEYLRLLAMSRIVLDNVDNVQVSWVTMGPDIAQLALYFGGNDFGSTMIEENVVRAAGVSFRLSRKEINRLVSAAGFQPRQRLMDYTLVEGK, from the coding sequence ATGAATTCCGTCAATTCCGTTTTGGACAAGGTTCTCGCCGGAGAACGCATCGACTTTGCCGAGGCAGAACTTCTGTATGCCAAAGCCGACTTCCATGATCTCGGCCGCGTTGCCCATGCCGTGCGCATGCGCAAGCATCCGGAACGCGTGGTCACCTACGTGGTGGACCGCAACATCAACTATTCCAACATCTGCGTCTGCTGCTGCAAGTTCTGCGCGTTCTACCGCGAACCGGATCAGGACGGCGGCTACGTGCTCTCCTTCGAGGAAATCGGCAGGAAAATCGATGAGACGCTGGCCTTGGGTGGCACGCAGATTCTCATGCAGGGCGGGCACCACCCCGACCTGCCCCTGTCGTGGTACGAGGACATGCTCCGCTACATCAAGACCAGCCATCCGGTCCACATCCATGCATTCTCGCCACCGGAAATCGTGTTTTTCAGCGAACTGTTCAAACTGCCCGTTGCCGAAGTGATCCGCAGACTGCGACAGGCCGGACTCGACTCCATCCCGGGCGGAGGCGCGGAAATTCTCGTGGACGAGGTCCGCTCCAGAGTCGCGCCGAACAAATGCCCGGCCGGGCAGTGGCTGGACGTGATGAAAGAAGCCCACAATCAGGGCATGCGCACCACGGCCACCATGATGTTCGGACACGTGGAAACCCCGGCGCAACGGCTGGAACACCTGTTCGCGGTGCGCGAGGTGCAGGACCGCACCCATGGATTCACCGCGTTCATCCCCTGGACCTTCCAGCCCGACCACACGCAGCTTTCCCACTGCCGCAAGCAGACCAGCGTGGAATACCTGCGGCTTCTGGCCATGTCGCGCATCGTGCTCGACAACGTGGACAACGTGCAGGTCTCCTGGGTCACCATGGGACCAGACATCGCCCAGCTCGCCCTGTATTTCGGCGGCAACGACTTCGGCTCCACCATGATCGAGGAAAACGTGGTCCGGGCCGCAGGCGTGTCATTCCGCTTATCGCGCAAGGAAATCAATCGGCTGGTTTCCGCTGCCGGATTCCAGCCCAGACAGCGTCTCATGGACTACACACTCGTGGAGGGAAAATAA
- a CDS encoding selenium metabolism-associated LysR family transcriptional regulator yields MDLRKLEAFAKVYELRSFSKAGEALYLSQPTVSAHVATLEDRLGVKLFDRLGRTIMPTEAGNVLFRSTETIFRELQNAKASIEMIRDQVVGELSVGASTIPALHILPPVLAAFSERHPQVTYALSEGDTSRIVEGVHDGVLSVGIVGTEPSEPGLAAIRLLEDDVVVAAPAKASFLKRRTGKFSFSELAGLPWILRRPGSATRKHFNAVLEQCGLGLHDVFVRALVADTGAAVSSVANGLGLTMTSRLAVRKALESGDVVLLDVPELVSKRSFYLVYNEARQMLPALRSFVEFAIKHSERILRNV; encoded by the coding sequence ATGGATTTACGCAAGCTGGAAGCCTTTGCCAAGGTTTATGAATTGCGGAGTTTTTCCAAGGCCGGAGAGGCGCTGTATCTTTCCCAGCCCACGGTAAGTGCGCATGTGGCGACCCTTGAGGATCGGTTGGGCGTGAAGCTTTTCGATCGTCTCGGGCGTACCATTATGCCCACTGAGGCCGGGAATGTTCTGTTTCGGTCGACGGAAACCATTTTTCGCGAGTTGCAGAATGCCAAGGCCAGTATCGAAATGATCCGCGATCAGGTTGTTGGCGAGCTGTCTGTTGGCGCGAGTACCATTCCGGCCTTGCACATTCTGCCGCCAGTACTGGCCGCCTTCAGCGAACGGCATCCTCAGGTCACGTATGCCTTGAGTGAAGGCGATACGTCCCGCATAGTCGAAGGGGTTCATGACGGTGTGCTCAGCGTGGGAATAGTCGGGACCGAACCTTCGGAGCCCGGGCTGGCTGCCATTCGTCTACTCGAGGATGACGTTGTTGTGGCCGCTCCGGCCAAGGCTTCGTTTCTCAAGCGGCGAACCGGCAAGTTTTCGTTCAGCGAATTGGCCGGGCTGCCGTGGATATTGCGCAGGCCTGGTTCCGCGACCCGCAAGCATTTCAATGCGGTTCTGGAGCAATGCGGACTCGGGCTCCACGATGTCTTTGTCCGGGCACTCGTGGCGGATACCGGAGCCGCGGTCTCATCCGTTGCCAACGGTCTTGGCCTGACAATGACCTCGCGGTTGGCCGTTCGCAAGGCATTGGAATCCGGCGATGTGGTGCTTCTCGACGTGCCCGAGCTGGTTTCCAAGCGCTCCTTCTACCTCGTGTACAATGAAGCGCGACAAATGCTTCCGGCATTGCGATCCTTCGTGGAATTCGCAATAAAGCACAGTGAACGAATACTTCGAAATGTCTGA
- a CDS encoding MlaD family protein, which translates to MIRKTDYFKLGLFTITGTILFLAVIIILGAGRYFKTDYLMETYINESVNGLEVGSPVKLKGVSIGRVAHIGFVVGEYVQAAGSDLRYVYVECEIDPGQVGIATEKEFKQVMSQEVAKGLRVRPATLGLTGQIFLNVDYFPDDGDAELPIEWKPKHTYIPAVPSTLNRVEQAVASISSTLSSLKKEDLEKIVGDAKEIVGSIREFLKTKGAQKAGRRLLDIMAETHTLLARVNEILSDPATEQLIPETTRAVAGIRSIVEDSRNDIVQAASEAKLAMASMKTAAAALERNLADPRVDKAMSKIGPTLENISRASQELTIAVGKVHGLVNRLNGVVATEEGNIHAIINDVREVMDNIKELSGDAKRYPSGVLFGQPPRQTVPETP; encoded by the coding sequence ATGATACGCAAGACGGACTATTTCAAGCTCGGCCTGTTCACGATCACCGGTACGATTCTCTTTCTTGCCGTGATCATCATTCTGGGGGCAGGCAGATACTTCAAGACCGACTATCTCATGGAAACCTACATAAACGAGTCCGTGAACGGACTGGAAGTGGGATCGCCGGTCAAGCTCAAGGGCGTGAGCATCGGCCGCGTGGCACACATCGGCTTCGTGGTCGGGGAATACGTGCAGGCAGCGGGAAGCGACCTGCGCTACGTGTACGTGGAATGCGAAATCGATCCCGGTCAGGTCGGCATTGCCACGGAAAAGGAATTCAAGCAGGTAATGAGTCAGGAGGTTGCCAAGGGTCTCCGGGTCCGGCCCGCAACTCTCGGCCTGACCGGACAGATTTTCCTGAATGTCGATTATTTCCCGGACGACGGAGACGCCGAACTGCCCATTGAATGGAAGCCGAAACACACCTACATTCCGGCCGTGCCCAGCACACTGAACCGAGTGGAACAGGCTGTGGCCTCCATCAGCAGCACCCTGAGCAGCCTGAAAAAGGAAGATCTGGAAAAGATCGTGGGCGACGCCAAGGAAATCGTGGGCAGCATCCGCGAATTTCTCAAGACCAAGGGCGCACAGAAGGCCGGACGCAGGCTTCTGGACATCATGGCGGAAACCCACACGCTGCTTGCCCGGGTGAACGAGATCCTGAGCGACCCGGCCACGGAACAGCTGATTCCGGAAACAACCCGGGCCGTCGCCGGCATCCGATCCATTGTCGAGGACTCGCGCAACGACATCGTGCAGGCTGCCAGCGAGGCGAAACTCGCCATGGCGAGCATGAAGACCGCGGCTGCGGCTCTGGAACGCAATCTGGCCGACCCGAGAGTGGACAAGGCCATGTCCAAGATCGGTCCCACTCTGGAAAACATTTCCCGGGCTTCCCAGGAACTGACCATCGCCGTGGGCAAGGTGCACGGACTGGTCAACAGGCTGAACGGCGTGGTGGCCACCGAGGAAGGCAACATTCACGCCATCATCAACGATGTGCGGGAAGTCATGGACAACATCAAGGAACTGAGCGGAGATGCCAAGCGCTATCCGTCAGGCGTGCTGTTTGGCCAGCCGCCCAGACAGACGGTGCCGGAAACCCCGTAG
- the rplQ gene encoding 50S ribosomal protein L17: MRHKKAGRKLNRSASHRKAMFKNMARALLTYERIRTTEAKAKELRKIVEKMITLALKNDLHARREAYKVLGSHQMVQRLFDEIGPRFEGGKGGYTRILKLAQPRKGDCAPMVVIELTAQAAPAAESKPEAKPAKVEEKPVEAEKPAEESAAE; the protein is encoded by the coding sequence ATGAGGCATAAGAAGGCTGGTAGAAAGCTCAATCGGTCCGCGTCTCACCGCAAGGCCATGTTCAAGAACATGGCGCGCGCTCTGCTGACGTACGAGCGCATCCGGACCACCGAGGCCAAGGCCAAGGAGCTCAGGAAGATCGTTGAAAAGATGATCACTCTGGCTCTCAAGAATGACCTGCACGCTCGCCGTGAAGCCTACAAGGTGCTCGGCAGCCACCAGATGGTGCAGAGGCTGTTCGACGAGATCGGCCCCCGTTTCGAGGGTGGCAAGGGCGGATACACCCGCATCCTGAAGCTCGCTCAGCCCCGCAAGGGCGATTGCGCCCCCATGGTCGTGATCGAACTGACTGCTCAGGCTGCTCCGGCTGCTGAAAGCAAGCCGGAAGCCAAGCCCGCAAAGGTTGAGGAAAAGCCGGTCGAGGCTGAAAAGCCCGCCGAGGAATCCGCGGCTGAATAG
- the yjgA gene encoding ribosome biogenesis factor YjgA: MKPRPPEEFNNLEYDKPSRSQLKREMTELQQLGEALAELGQDAVRKAGLPNDLRDALLALYKISKHEARRRHLQYIGKLMRNADVDHVRELVDQAHQIRQAGTVAFHAVERERDQLLDGDDILLSQLYERYPDMDGQRLRQLVLGARKEKAKGKSPKQSRDLFRMLRDLHEQFGDGVEAEAPETPDETPQLPGNA; encoded by the coding sequence ATGAAGCCGAGGCCGCCCGAGGAATTCAACAATCTGGAATACGACAAGCCGAGCCGTTCCCAGCTCAAACGGGAAATGACGGAATTGCAGCAGCTCGGAGAAGCTCTGGCCGAACTCGGTCAGGATGCCGTGCGCAAGGCCGGACTCCCCAACGACCTGCGCGACGCCCTGCTCGCCCTGTACAAGATCAGCAAACACGAAGCCCGGCGCAGACACCTGCAATACATCGGCAAACTCATGCGCAACGCGGATGTGGACCATGTCCGGGAACTCGTGGACCAGGCCCATCAGATTCGTCAGGCCGGAACCGTTGCCTTCCATGCCGTGGAACGTGAACGCGACCAGCTTCTGGACGGAGACGACATCCTGCTCAGCCAGCTTTACGAACGCTATCCGGACATGGATGGCCAGCGACTGCGACAACTGGTTCTCGGAGCCCGCAAGGAAAAGGCCAAGGGCAAATCGCCCAAGCAGTCGCGCGACCTTTTCCGCATGCTGCGCGATCTGCACGAACAGTTCGGGGACGGAGTGGAAGCGGAAGCGCCGGAAACTCCGGACGAAACACCGCAACTCCCGGGAAATGCATAA
- a CDS encoding TetR/AcrR family transcriptional regulator produces the protein MSHSNTTFDNLPDEKQQRIIDEATREFAEYGYHQASVNRIVTRLGIAKGSLFKYFGTKQGLFEHLFDRAVAQFKGPLKAARGASPDRDVFRGIEQSLLAGVNFIESHPMIYRIYLKMLFQENFPMREKFLTEVRKASAKYLRPMVEQGIASGQLRPDLDTDMAIHLLDSVMDRFLQSWSVPHLDGGIGLYQASREDVINKAAAVTDMLRCGLGNTASAGDKA, from the coding sequence ATGAGCCATTCCAATACGACATTTGATAACCTGCCCGACGAAAAACAACAACGCATCATTGATGAAGCCACGCGCGAATTCGCGGAATACGGCTACCATCAGGCCAGCGTCAACCGCATCGTGACGCGGCTGGGCATCGCCAAGGGCTCGCTGTTCAAGTATTTCGGCACGAAACAGGGATTGTTCGAGCACCTTTTCGACCGCGCAGTCGCCCAGTTCAAGGGGCCGCTCAAGGCGGCCCGGGGCGCCTCCCCGGACCGGGATGTCTTCAGGGGCATTGAGCAAAGCCTGCTGGCCGGAGTGAATTTCATCGAATCCCATCCCATGATCTACCGCATCTACCTGAAGATGCTGTTTCAGGAAAACTTTCCCATGCGCGAAAAATTCCTGACCGAAGTGCGCAAGGCATCGGCAAAATACCTGCGTCCCATGGTGGAACAGGGCATTGCCTCGGGCCAGCTTCGGCCCGATCTCGACACGGACATGGCGATTCACCTTCTGGATTCGGTCATGGACCGGTTCCTTCAATCCTGGTCCGTACCGCATCTGGACGGTGGTATCGGGCTGTATCAGGCCTCGCGCGAGGACGTCATCAACAAGGCCGCAGCCGTGACCGACATGCTCCGTTGCGGCCTGGGCAATACCGCCTCAGCAGGAGACAAGGCATGA
- a CDS encoding ABC-type transport auxiliary lipoprotein family protein, with amino-acid sequence MNRHLSLIVALAALAALAAGCVKLDSKPLDKHYYQLSATRQAAPEITASMPTLKVRRLETSDMYSGREIIYRSDNGRVQSDFYNLFFIAPGSMLTQELREWLRISGRFEHIVSPGSLAMPGLTLEGLVNELYGDYTEGRTDAVVKMQFHVVDEASGHNEIVFSASYDERIPTTNASTEALVSAMSTGVTRIFEQLETDLAAAGLEE; translated from the coding sequence ATGAACAGACACCTGTCCCTCATCGTTGCGCTCGCGGCGCTGGCCGCGCTGGCCGCCGGATGCGTCAAGCTCGACAGCAAGCCGCTGGACAAGCATTACTACCAGCTTTCCGCTACCCGGCAGGCTGCCCCGGAAATCACGGCGAGCATGCCCACGCTCAAGGTACGACGACTCGAAACCTCGGACATGTACAGCGGACGCGAAATCATCTACCGCTCGGACAATGGCCGCGTGCAATCCGATTTCTACAACCTGTTCTTCATTGCTCCCGGCAGCATGCTCACTCAGGAACTGCGGGAATGGCTGCGCATATCCGGACGATTCGAGCATATTGTTTCCCCGGGCAGTCTGGCCATGCCCGGTCTGACTCTGGAAGGTCTTGTCAACGAGCTGTACGGCGACTATACCGAGGGCCGCACTGATGCCGTGGTGAAAATGCAGTTCCATGTGGTGGACGAGGCAAGCGGTCACAACGAGATCGTCTTCTCGGCCAGTTACGACGAACGCATCCCCACGACGAACGCGTCGACCGAAGCTCTGGTTTCGGCCATGAGTACGGGAGTGACGCGAATATTCGAACAGCTTGAAACCGATCTGGCCGCGGCCGGACTGGAGGAATGA
- a CDS encoding 1,4-dihydroxy-6-naphthoate synthase produces the protein MTKSMKIGFSPCPNDTFIFGALACGMVDWPGGLDVTLADVEELNGQAEAGTLDVVKVSVAAAARILDDYILLRAGGAMGYGVGPILVTRDVRSLDELDGSTVAIPGKRTTANLLFGMLCREKGITVERREMVFDEVMPAVRNNEVDAGVVIHEGRFTYEEQGMRKLLDLGAWWEERKGLPIPLGAIAIRRSLGPGIAWAMNEAIRISLVHARSNPDGIVPFIREHAQEMDEDVICEHIETFVTGYSLDVGKEGEEAVAELIGEACHMEGLEPPTGEVFIQRPL, from the coding sequence ATGACCAAATCCATGAAGATAGGTTTTTCCCCCTGCCCCAACGACACGTTCATTTTCGGTGCGCTGGCCTGCGGCATGGTGGATTGGCCCGGTGGTCTCGACGTGACTTTGGCCGATGTCGAGGAACTCAACGGTCAGGCGGAGGCCGGTACCTTGGACGTGGTCAAGGTGTCCGTGGCTGCGGCTGCGCGAATTCTGGACGACTACATTCTGCTGCGGGCAGGCGGGGCCATGGGGTACGGTGTCGGCCCGATTCTGGTGACGCGCGACGTTCGGAGTCTGGATGAACTGGACGGCAGTACCGTTGCCATTCCCGGAAAGCGCACCACGGCCAATCTGCTGTTCGGCATGCTGTGCCGGGAAAAGGGCATCACCGTGGAACGCCGGGAAATGGTCTTTGACGAGGTCATGCCTGCCGTGCGGAACAACGAGGTGGATGCCGGGGTCGTGATACACGAGGGGCGTTTCACCTATGAGGAGCAGGGCATGCGCAAGCTGCTCGACCTCGGCGCATGGTGGGAGGAGCGCAAGGGACTGCCCATTCCGCTTGGAGCCATCGCCATTCGCCGTTCACTGGGGCCGGGAATCGCCTGGGCCATGAACGAGGCCATTCGCATCAGTCTGGTCCATGCGCGTTCGAATCCGGATGGCATTGTTCCCTTTATCAGGGAGCATGCCCAGGAAATGGACGAGGATGTGATCTGTGAGCATATCGAGACCTTTGTCACCGGATACAGTCTGGACGTGGGCAAGGAAGGCGAGGAGGCTGTCGCGGAACTGATCGGTGAAGCCTGCCACATGGAGGGGCTGGAACCGCCGACCGGTGAGGTGTTTATTCAAAGACCGCTCTGA
- a CDS encoding ABC transporter permease gives MDGSATYSPASVTSTPSGDTLRITLSGAFDATGTAAVWNDALGPIRKGGFSRVEADCSKLAYLNGSGVALLLKLREEAALAGGKLSLNGLREEYQRLLDMTWACDLPKWDREATERRTMAERVGAAADTFLNESREMISFVGESLCIMGQVLAHPSKVRWKDVLLSCVRVGVDSLFIIALIGFLMGLIMSFQTATSLQRFAAEIYVPNMLGLVMFREMGPLVTAILLAARSGSAFAAEIGTMKINEELDALTTMGLSPMRFLVVPKLLASVIMVPLMTLFFNLASLVGGALVMLSMNYPLVTYTSRVMSYVDYADFWSGMFKAVAFSTLVAGVGCLRGMQTRSGPSAVGLSTTSAVVSGIILIAFADGIFAVAFYYLGI, from the coding sequence ATGGACGGCTCCGCAACATATTCTCCCGCGTCAGTGACCTCCACGCCCAGCGGCGACACGCTCCGAATCACGCTTTCCGGCGCGTTCGACGCCACGGGCACGGCTGCGGTGTGGAACGATGCACTGGGGCCGATACGCAAAGGCGGATTTTCCAGAGTCGAAGCCGACTGCTCGAAACTGGCCTACCTGAACGGATCGGGCGTTGCCCTGCTGCTCAAACTCAGGGAGGAAGCCGCACTCGCTGGTGGGAAGCTCAGTCTCAACGGACTTCGCGAAGAATACCAACGCCTTCTGGATATGACATGGGCCTGCGACCTGCCCAAATGGGATCGCGAGGCAACGGAACGACGGACCATGGCCGAGCGCGTGGGCGCGGCAGCAGACACCTTTCTCAATGAATCACGGGAAATGATCAGCTTTGTGGGCGAATCCCTGTGCATCATGGGGCAGGTGCTGGCCCACCCCTCGAAAGTGCGCTGGAAGGACGTGCTGCTCTCCTGCGTCCGGGTAGGCGTGGACAGCCTGTTCATCATTGCCCTGATCGGATTTCTCATGGGCCTGATCATGTCCTTCCAGACCGCCACCAGCCTCCAGCGCTTTGCTGCGGAAATCTACGTTCCCAACATGCTCGGGCTGGTCATGTTCCGGGAAATGGGACCGCTGGTCACGGCCATCCTGCTCGCAGCCCGATCCGGGTCCGCCTTTGCTGCGGAAATCGGCACCATGAAGATCAACGAAGAGCTCGATGCGCTGACAACCATGGGACTGTCTCCCATGCGATTTCTGGTGGTACCCAAACTTCTGGCCTCGGTGATCATGGTCCCGCTCATGACGCTTTTCTTCAATCTGGCAAGTCTGGTTGGCGGCGCGCTGGTCATGCTTTCCATGAACTATCCGCTGGTCACCTACACTTCGCGGGTCATGAGCTACGTGGACTATGCTGACTTCTGGAGCGGCATGTTCAAGGCCGTGGCCTTCAGCACGCTGGTGGCCGGGGTCGGCTGTCTGCGCGGCATGCAGACCCGGAGCGGTCCGAGCGCTGTGGGCCTGTCCACCACCAGCGCCGTGGTTTCCGGCATCATCCTCATCGCCTTTGCGGACGGCATATTCGCCGTGGCTTTCTACTATCTGGGGATATAG
- a CDS encoding ABC transporter ATP-binding protein — protein MNTQGSEPIIKVRNLTCGYDDSVVLDNVSFNVNPGEVFIILGGSGCGKSTLLKNMIGLYDPIGGQVLYYGQDMVSASPSERLEIIKRFGVMYQMGALFGSMSLLQNVILPLEEFTNLPREAMTTIAKSKLAMVNLEQAVYKMPSAISGGMRKRAAIARAMALDPDILFLDEPSAGLDPITSAELDELILNLSRTLGITFVIVSHELDSIYNIADRVIMLDRQTKGIVAEGAPQQLRDTSDNALVHRFFHRQTGTAHVTGKGSSPTTRDAT, from the coding sequence ATGAACACGCAAGGCTCGGAACCGATCATCAAGGTCAGGAACCTCACCTGCGGCTACGACGACTCCGTGGTGCTGGACAACGTCAGCTTCAATGTGAATCCGGGCGAAGTGTTCATCATCCTCGGAGGCTCGGGCTGCGGCAAGTCCACCCTGCTCAAGAACATGATCGGCCTGTATGATCCGATCGGCGGCCAGGTGCTCTACTACGGACAGGACATGGTGTCCGCATCCCCGTCGGAACGGCTGGAAATCATCAAGCGGTTCGGTGTGATGTACCAGATGGGTGCGCTGTTCGGATCCATGTCCCTGCTCCAGAACGTGATCCTGCCTCTGGAGGAATTCACGAACCTGCCGCGCGAGGCCATGACGACCATTGCCAAGAGCAAGCTGGCCATGGTCAATCTGGAACAGGCGGTCTACAAGATGCCCTCGGCCATCAGCGGCGGCATGCGCAAACGTGCTGCCATTGCCCGGGCCATGGCTCTGGACCCGGACATCCTGTTTCTGGACGAACCAAGCGCCGGGCTCGACCCCATCACCTCGGCCGAGCTGGACGAACTCATCCTGAACCTGTCACGCACTCTGGGAATCACCTTTGTCATCGTGTCCCACGAACTGGACTCGATCTACAACATCGCGGACAGGGTCATCATGCTCGACAGACAGACAAAAGGCATTGTGGCCGAAGGCGCGCCACAGCAACTCCGGGACACCTCGGACAATGCCCTGGTACACCGATTCTTTCATCGCCAGACCGGAACCGCGCACGTTACCGGAAAAGGCTCGAGCCCGACCACGAGGGATGCGACATGA
- a CDS encoding DMT family transporter yields MSGKGTATIALIIACSLWGSSFVALKCSFEYFDPMVVIFGRLFVASICFLLIGKRFGKQNYHPGDWKLILLMGLCEPGLYFVFEAIGLTYTDASQAGMICALMPLLVGVAARIFLNERISRRSLTGFSLAIVGAIVLSAAAQSSESAPNPVLGNSLEFLAMLCATGYMIILKHLTPRYSPWFLTMMQAFIGTLFFLPILFLPTTQLPTSYPLEGVAYILFLGICVTITAYGLYNYGISKIPASQASAFINLIPVISLALGVILLGEQLNAIQYVASGLVLGGVWLSQDRKKAKPQLEKSRTAA; encoded by the coding sequence ATGTCTGGAAAAGGAACCGCAACCATCGCACTAATCATCGCCTGCAGCCTGTGGGGCAGTTCCTTCGTTGCACTCAAGTGCTCGTTTGAATACTTCGACCCCATGGTCGTGATTTTCGGCCGCCTGTTCGTGGCCAGCATCTGCTTTCTGCTCATAGGAAAACGATTCGGCAAACAGAACTACCACCCCGGAGACTGGAAGCTCATCCTGCTCATGGGTCTCTGCGAACCCGGGTTGTACTTCGTGTTCGAGGCAATCGGCCTGACCTACACGGATGCGTCACAGGCAGGCATGATATGCGCACTCATGCCCCTGCTGGTCGGCGTGGCCGCCCGCATCTTCCTGAATGAACGCATTTCGCGACGCTCCCTGACCGGATTCAGCCTCGCCATCGTCGGTGCAATCGTGCTGTCCGCTGCCGCGCAGAGTTCGGAATCCGCGCCCAACCCCGTGCTCGGCAACAGTCTTGAATTTCTGGCCATGCTGTGCGCAACGGGCTACATGATCATTCTCAAGCATCTGACCCCGCGCTACAGCCCGTGGTTCCTGACCATGATGCAGGCATTCATCGGCACCCTGTTCTTCCTGCCCATCCTGTTCCTGCCCACCACGCAACTGCCGACCTCGTATCCGCTGGAAGGCGTGGCCTACATCCTCTTTCTGGGCATCTGCGTGACCATTACGGCATACGGCCTGTACAACTACGGAATCAGCAAGATTCCGGCCAGTCAGGCTTCCGCGTTCATCAACCTGATCCCGGTCATCAGTCTGGCTCTGGGCGTGATCCTGCTCGGTGAGCAGCTCAACGCCATCCAGTACGTGGCTTCGGGGCTGGTGCTCGGCGGCGTGTGGCTCAGTCAGGACAGAAAAAAGGCAAAACCGCAGCTAGAGAAATCCAGGACAGCGGCATAG